In Halobaculum rubrum, the following are encoded in one genomic region:
- a CDS encoding TraB/GumN family protein yields MVGDRTADTGEAPASASSAADGPASATGPQPSNERGEGSVRVVGTAHVSEASVREVEETVAEERPDVVAVELDEGRYRQMKGETPDDLDPGDLLRGNTVFQFLAYWMLSYVQTRMGDRFDIDPGAELLAAVETAEDLEISVALVDRDIQTTIQRFWARLSLIEKLRMVGALAFGVTDPRVAGVTFGLLVGVLLGPAIGLFGGAVGITDAVLTRVGVGALVGAVAGYLGYRAASPTLGGDDADGSGGVTALGVGAIVAVAVAAAVTVTGAGVDAVAGLLSGTLVRAAGSLALGLVAGVFVGALAAVAIDALDLAPAADGDDLEGFDPDDLTDTDVVTAMMEEFREFSPGGAEALIDERDAYIAHQLVGLRNEGYDVVAVVGAGHRAGIESYLANPESLPPMDSLVGSASKGGIPWGKIAAFGISAAFIGFFVLLAMAGVRNEQLLTLFAAWFVINGVFAAGLAKLAGARWRSAGVGGAVAWMTSVNPLLAPGWFTGYMELRHLTVNVSDIGTLNELLSDESRPIRAIASDMLDVPLFRLIVVVAATNIGSLVASLLFAAYVVPVFAGSLDASITDLMVQGARESARVIWGAVA; encoded by the coding sequence GTGGTCGGCGACCGCACTGCCGACACAGGTGAGGCCCCTGCGTCCGCCTCGTCGGCCGCCGACGGCCCAGCCTCCGCCACCGGACCGCAACCCTCCAACGAGCGTGGCGAGGGGAGCGTCCGCGTCGTCGGCACGGCCCACGTCTCGGAGGCGTCCGTCCGCGAGGTCGAGGAGACGGTCGCCGAGGAGCGTCCCGACGTCGTCGCCGTCGAACTCGACGAGGGGCGCTACCGGCAGATGAAGGGAGAGACGCCCGACGACCTCGACCCCGGCGACCTGCTTCGGGGCAACACCGTCTTCCAGTTCCTCGCGTACTGGATGCTCTCGTACGTCCAGACGCGGATGGGCGACCGGTTCGACATCGACCCCGGGGCGGAGCTGCTGGCGGCGGTCGAGACCGCCGAGGACCTCGAGATCTCGGTGGCGCTCGTCGACCGCGACATCCAGACGACGATCCAGCGCTTCTGGGCGCGGCTCTCGCTGATCGAGAAGCTGCGCATGGTCGGCGCGCTCGCGTTCGGCGTCACCGATCCCCGCGTCGCGGGGGTCACGTTCGGCCTGCTCGTGGGCGTCCTGCTCGGCCCGGCGATCGGGCTGTTCGGCGGCGCAGTCGGGATCACCGACGCCGTGCTTACGCGCGTCGGCGTCGGCGCGCTCGTCGGCGCCGTCGCGGGGTATCTCGGCTACCGCGCCGCGTCGCCGACGCTGGGCGGCGACGACGCGGATGGGTCCGGAGGCGTGACCGCGCTCGGCGTCGGTGCGATCGTCGCGGTCGCGGTCGCCGCCGCGGTGACGGTCACCGGCGCCGGTGTCGACGCGGTCGCCGGGCTGCTCTCGGGCACCCTCGTGCGCGCGGCCGGGAGCCTGGCGCTTGGACTCGTCGCGGGGGTGTTCGTCGGCGCGCTCGCGGCCGTGGCCATCGACGCGCTCGACCTCGCGCCCGCCGCCGACGGCGACGACCTCGAGGGGTTCGACCCGGACGATCTGACCGACACCGACGTGGTGACGGCGATGATGGAGGAGTTCCGGGAGTTCTCCCCCGGCGGCGCCGAGGCGCTCATCGACGAGCGCGACGCGTACATCGCCCACCAGCTCGTGGGACTCCGGAACGAGGGGTACGACGTGGTCGCGGTCGTCGGCGCGGGTCACCGCGCCGGCATCGAGTCGTACCTCGCGAACCCCGAGTCGTTGCCACCGATGGACTCGCTCGTCGGCTCCGCATCGAAGGGGGGGATCCCGTGGGGGAAGATCGCCGCGTTCGGCATCTCGGCGGCGTTCATCGGCTTCTTCGTCCTGCTGGCGATGGCCGGCGTGCGCAACGAGCAGCTACTTACGCTGTTCGCCGCGTGGTTCGTGATCAACGGCGTGTTCGCGGCCGGGCTGGCGAAGCTCGCGGGCGCCCGCTGGCGCTCGGCGGGCGTCGGCGGCGCCGTCGCGTGGATGACCTCCGTCAATCCGCTGCTTGCGCCGGGGTGGTTCACGGGGTACATGGAGCTGCGCCACCTCACCGTGAACGTCTCCGACATCGGCACGCTGAACGAGCTGCTGTCGGACGAGTCGCGGCCGATCCGCGCCATCGCCTCGGACATGCTCGACGTGCCGCTGTTCCGGCTGATCGTCGTTGTCGCGGCGACGAACATCGGGAGTCTCGTCGCCTCGCTGCTGTTCGCGGCGTACGTCGTCCCGGTGTTCGCCGGGTCGCTCGACGCGAGCATCACCGACCTGATGGTTCAGGGCGCTCGCGAATCCGCACGGGTCATCTGGGGGGCCGTCGCGTGA
- a CDS encoding metalloprotease gives MAGLSFSSRELRDLSLAWVALSVAFAVFFAGGGTAVINTLAAGAVGSLGGLLIVSLVTAGIAFLLHELGHKVVAVRYGQRAAFRADYGMLFLAVVAATAGFLFAAPGAVHHVGRITKRQNGLIALAGPVVNLVLAALFAPLLLVGVAGVSSLALTVGTYGVAVNLLLAAFNLIPFGPLDGATVRAWSTPVWLAAFLPSAALAVGFALFVLF, from the coding sequence ATCGCGGGGCTCTCGTTTTCGAGTCGGGAACTCCGGGATCTCTCGCTGGCGTGGGTCGCGCTGTCGGTCGCGTTCGCGGTGTTCTTCGCCGGCGGCGGCACCGCCGTGATCAACACGCTCGCGGCGGGCGCCGTCGGATCGCTTGGCGGACTGCTCATCGTGAGTCTCGTCACCGCCGGCATCGCGTTCCTGTTGCACGAACTGGGACACAAGGTCGTCGCGGTGCGGTACGGCCAGCGGGCGGCCTTTCGCGCGGACTACGGCATGCTGTTTCTCGCGGTTGTCGCCGCCACCGCGGGCTTTCTGTTCGCCGCTCCCGGCGCGGTCCACCACGTCGGTCGGATCACCAAGCGCCAGAACGGCCTCATCGCGCTCGCGGGACCCGTCGTGAACCTCGTGCTCGCGGCCCTGTTCGCGCCGCTGCTGCTGGTCGGGGTTGCGGGGGTCTCGTCGCTGGCGCTGACAGTCGGGACCTACGGCGTCGCGGTGAACCTCCTGCTCGCGGCGTTCAACCTGATCCCGTTCGGGCCGCTCGACGGCGCGACGGTGCGCGCGTGGTCGACGCCGGTGTGGCTCGCGGCGTTCCTCCCGAGCGCGGCGCTGGCGGTCGGGTTCGCCCTGTTCGTCCTGTTCTGA
- the purM gene encoding phosphoribosylformylglycinamidine cyclo-ligase: MTDDTDAADTDEELTYADAGVDIDASEAATAALVSAVGDAGAEGSDYAGLLDIGDRYLALATDGVGTKLIVAEALGDYSTVGIDCIAMNANDLVAAGVDPVAFVDYLAVDEPDETFSEQVGAGLREGAERAGVALVGGETAVMPEVIKGLDLAGTCAGLVAKDAVFDGHAEPGDALVGWESSGIHSNGLTLAREAATREHEYADPCPFEGYDTVGEALLEPTRIYAGLLEPMREHGVRGAAHVTGGGWTNLERLGENRYEITDPWPAPPVFEFVQEAGNVADEEMHRTFNMGTGFVAAVDSERAESLAAETDGRVIGTVEAGEGVAIRGLVL, from the coding sequence ATGACCGACGACACGGACGCCGCCGACACCGACGAGGAACTCACCTATGCCGACGCGGGGGTCGACATCGACGCCAGCGAGGCCGCGACCGCCGCGCTCGTGTCCGCAGTCGGCGACGCCGGCGCCGAAGGGAGCGACTACGCCGGCCTGCTCGACATCGGCGATCGGTACCTCGCGCTGGCCACCGACGGCGTCGGGACGAAGCTCATCGTCGCCGAGGCGCTGGGGGACTACTCGACGGTCGGCATCGACTGCATCGCGATGAACGCCAACGACCTCGTCGCCGCCGGCGTCGACCCGGTCGCGTTCGTCGACTACCTCGCGGTCGACGAGCCCGACGAGACGTTCTCCGAGCAGGTGGGCGCGGGCCTCCGCGAGGGCGCCGAGCGCGCCGGCGTCGCGCTCGTCGGCGGCGAGACCGCGGTGATGCCCGAGGTGATCAAGGGACTGGATCTGGCGGGAACCTGCGCCGGCCTCGTCGCCAAGGACGCCGTCTTCGACGGCCACGCCGAACCGGGCGACGCGCTCGTCGGCTGGGAATCGTCGGGCATCCACTCGAACGGCCTCACGCTCGCCCGTGAGGCCGCTACTCGAGAACACGAGTACGCCGACCCGTGCCCGTTCGAGGGGTACGACACCGTCGGCGAGGCGCTGCTGGAGCCGACGCGTATCTACGCGGGCCTCCTGGAGCCGATGCGCGAGCACGGTGTCCGCGGTGCCGCGCACGTCACCGGCGGCGGCTGGACCAACCTGGAGCGACTGGGTGAGAACCGCTACGAGATCACCGACCCGTGGCCCGCCCCGCCCGTCTTCGAGTTCGTGCAGGAGGCCGGCAACGTCGCCGACGAGGAGATGCACCGCACGTTCAACATGGGCACCGGCTTCGTCGCCGCGGTCGACTCCGAACGGGCCGAGTCGCTGGCGGCCGAGACCGACGGCCGCGTGATCGGCACGGTCGAGGCGGGCGAGGGAGTCGCCATCCGCGGCTTGGTGCTGTAA
- a CDS encoding DUF5615 family PIN-like protein: MSVSGREWAFLVDENQEPKIAAILETEGYDAEHVQNVLGKGVKDEPDVLPYAVANDRIVITADVKDFAPLRPSEHCGVMLLDMQRTSAYDVSNAVLDIIESYRDRDQFVMEKLDAWL, encoded by the coding sequence GTGAGCGTGTCGGGGCGTGAGTGGGCGTTTCTTGTCGATGAGAACCAGGAGCCGAAGATCGCGGCGATACTCGAAACGGAGGGATACGACGCTGAACACGTGCAGAACGTGCTCGGAAAAGGTGTGAAGGACGAACCCGATGTTCTTCCGTACGCTGTCGCCAACGATCGGATCGTTATCACGGCGGACGTGAAGGACTTCGCGCCGCTGCGCCCGTCAGAACACTGTGGAGTGATGCTGCTCGACATGCAGCGCACCTCGGCTTACGACGTTTCGAACGCCGTTCTCGACATCATCGAGTCCTACAGGGACCGAGACCAGTTCGTGATGGAGAAGTTGGACGCCTGGCTGTAG
- a CDS encoding AMP-binding protein, with the protein MTEEFTLVGDLVARDRRSERPALHAAELDRTYSYFDLCNTAYKAGNVLSHIGVREGDRVVIDADPHPQAVFTFLGAALLGAVTEFASDIDPESDARAVVVPAQREHEFDLPGGSKLVAFGGDPERPDTTHWEEEVWSENPAFPPTFHDTEDLVLRDADTDRTYSHADLLDAARETADELALDAESRVAVRAPLSDPRTVAAGVVAPLAAGGAVALPDGDASLDATTAVVADGRAAPEDLTLGLDAVSLSSPTPR; encoded by the coding sequence ATGACCGAGGAGTTCACGCTCGTCGGCGACCTCGTCGCCCGCGACCGACGCAGCGAGCGGCCCGCACTCCACGCCGCGGAACTCGACCGCACGTACAGCTACTTCGATCTGTGCAACACCGCCTACAAGGCCGGCAACGTCCTCAGCCACATCGGCGTCCGCGAGGGCGACCGCGTCGTCATCGACGCCGACCCACACCCGCAGGCGGTGTTCACGTTCCTCGGCGCCGCCCTTCTCGGCGCGGTGACGGAGTTCGCGTCGGATATCGACCCCGAGTCCGACGCCCGCGCGGTGGTCGTCCCGGCCCAGCGCGAACACGAGTTCGACCTCCCGGGCGGCTCGAAGCTCGTCGCCTTCGGCGGCGACCCCGAGCGGCCGGACACGACCCATTGGGAGGAGGAGGTGTGGAGCGAGAACCCCGCGTTCCCGCCGACGTTCCACGACACCGAAGATCTCGTGCTTCGGGACGCCGACACCGACCGCACGTACTCACACGCCGACCTCCTCGATGCGGCGCGAGAGACCGCGGACGAACTCGCGCTCGATGCGGAGTCACGGGTCGCGGTGCGCGCGCCGCTGTCGGACCCGCGGACGGTCGCCGCCGGCGTCGTCGCGCCGCTCGCCGCGGGCGGGGCGGTCGCGCTCCCGGATGGCGACGCCTCTCTCGACGCGACGACCGCCGTCGTCGCGGACGGTCGCGCGGCGCCGGAGGACCTGACGCTCGGGCTCGACGCGGTGTCGCTCTCGTCGCCCACCCCGCGTTAG
- a CDS encoding AMP-binding protein, whose protein sequence is MSNDPDAAVDTDEIVHEPEEAFAEATNVRAFMREYGIDGYEDLIERTTTDLPGEPDSGVDWFWDELVDYLGIDFSEAYDEVRDDTDGPQFTDWYPGGEINLAHNVLDRHAEGDARDDVACVWEGEPGDVREVTFGDLHDQSNRVANYLESRGVETGDTVGLYMAMVPEVMSILYGCFKIGAIAVPIFSGFGVDATATRIDDSECSVLFTGDGFYRRGSEVLLKDTADEAIEEAGHVEEVVVYDRLGSEARSASNTRGGSEATRERSDDGSDTEIPWNDDRDEWWSDSVAEASPEYETKSLPSGQESMLLYSSGTTGTPKGIVHTHAGVQMQCAKEIHFGFDQKPDDVFWWVSDIGWMMGPWMLIGNHTFGGTILMYEGAPDHPGPDRFWETIDRHDVTQFGISPTAIRALRKHGDEHIEGHDLSSLRILGSTGEPWDPESWLWFHEHVGGGEVPIINISGGTEICGCFLMPMPDQPLKPCTLGGPGLGMDIDIVDEDGESVADSNERGYLVARDSCPSMTKSLWSGDERYLAEYWSRFTDPPMWNHGDWAQKDEDGFWYLHGRADDALNVAGRKVGPAEIEGVLIDHEAVNQAAAVGVDDETTGTAVAAYVVLEPGAESSDDLREELRALVGEEHGKPFRPREILFVGEFPKTQSGKIIRRAISAVHQDEDPGDLSSMENPEALEALREAS, encoded by the coding sequence ATGAGCAACGACCCGGACGCCGCCGTCGACACAGACGAGATCGTCCACGAACCCGAGGAGGCGTTCGCCGAGGCGACGAACGTCCGCGCGTTCATGCGCGAGTACGGCATCGACGGGTACGAGGACCTCATCGAGCGCACCACGACCGACCTGCCGGGGGAACCGGACTCCGGCGTCGACTGGTTCTGGGACGAACTCGTCGACTACCTCGGGATCGACTTCTCCGAGGCGTACGACGAGGTCCGTGACGACACGGACGGGCCGCAGTTCACCGACTGGTATCCCGGCGGCGAGATCAACCTCGCGCACAACGTCCTCGACCGCCACGCCGAAGGCGACGCCCGCGACGACGTGGCCTGCGTGTGGGAGGGCGAACCCGGCGACGTGCGCGAGGTGACGTTCGGCGACCTCCACGATCAGTCGAACCGCGTCGCCAACTACCTCGAATCGCGGGGCGTCGAGACGGGCGACACCGTCGGCCTCTACATGGCGATGGTTCCCGAGGTGATGAGCATCCTCTACGGCTGTTTCAAGATCGGCGCGATCGCGGTGCCGATCTTCTCCGGCTTCGGCGTCGACGCGACCGCGACCCGGATCGACGACTCCGAGTGTTCGGTGCTGTTCACCGGCGACGGCTTCTACCGCCGCGGCAGCGAGGTGCTGCTGAAGGACACCGCCGACGAGGCGATCGAGGAGGCCGGTCACGTCGAGGAGGTAGTGGTGTACGACCGGCTGGGTAGCGAGGCGCGAAGCGCCTCGAACACGCGAGGGGGGAGCGAAGCGACCCGCGAGCGGAGCGACGACGGGAGCGACACCGAGATCCCCTGGAACGACGACCGCGACGAGTGGTGGAGCGACTCGGTCGCCGAGGCGTCCCCGGAGTACGAGACGAAGTCGCTGCCCAGCGGTCAGGAGTCGATGCTGCTGTACTCCTCCGGGACGACGGGGACACCGAAGGGGATCGTTCACACCCACGCCGGTGTGCAGATGCAGTGCGCCAAGGAGATCCACTTCGGCTTCGATCAGAAGCCCGACGACGTGTTCTGGTGGGTATCGGACATCGGCTGGATGATGGGGCCGTGGATGCTGATCGGGAATCACACCTTCGGCGGGACGATCCTGATGTACGAGGGCGCGCCGGACCACCCCGGTCCGGACCGTTTCTGGGAGACCATCGACCGACACGACGTGACCCAGTTCGGGATCTCGCCGACGGCGATCCGCGCGCTGCGCAAGCACGGCGACGAGCACATCGAGGGCCACGACCTCTCCAGCCTGCGGATCCTCGGGTCGACCGGCGAACCGTGGGACCCCGAGTCGTGGCTGTGGTTTCACGAACACGTCGGCGGCGGCGAGGTGCCGATAATCAACATCTCCGGCGGCACGGAGATCTGCGGCTGCTTCCTCATGCCGATGCCGGATCAGCCCCTCAAGCCGTGCACGCTCGGCGGTCCCGGACTGGGAATGGACATCGACATCGTCGACGAGGACGGCGAGAGCGTCGCAGACTCCAACGAGCGGGGGTACCTGGTCGCGCGCGACTCCTGTCCGTCGATGACCAAGAGCCTCTGGTCGGGCGACGAGCGCTACCTCGCGGAGTACTGGTCACGGTTCACGGACCCCCCCATGTGGAACCACGGCGACTGGGCCCAGAAGGACGAAGACGGCTTCTGGTACCTCCACGGCCGCGCCGACGACGCGCTCAACGTCGCCGGCCGGAAGGTCGGCCCCGCCGAGATCGAGGGGGTTCTGATCGACCACGAGGCCGTCAACCAGGCGGCGGCCGTCGGCGTCGACGACGAGACCACCGGCACCGCGGTCGCCGCGTACGTGGTCCTCGAACCGGGTGCTGAGTCGAGCGACGACCTCCGGGAGGAGCTTCGGGCGCTCGTCGGCGAGGAGCACGGGAAGCCGTTCCGCCCCCGCGAGATCCTGTTCGTCGGGGAGTTCCCGAAGACGCAGTCGGGGAAGATCATCCGGCGGGCGATCTCGGCCGTCCATCAGGACGAGGACCCCGGCGACCTCTCCTCGATGGAGAACCCCGAGGCGCTGGAGGCGCTTCGGGAGGCGAGCTAA
- a CDS encoding SDR family NAD(P)-dependent oxidoreductase has translation MTDDSAGEFDPTTALDLSDRVAVVTGGTRGIGRAIALGLANAGADVVPTSRTAADVKEAVAAVESRGIDSLACPTDVTDTDDVTALMATVREELGGPDIVVNNAGVNPDGALGPPEATTEDAEEFVLDVNLRGALRCARAAAEALHASDGGSLINVASVGGLVGLPRQHPYVASKHGLVGVTKSMALDWAPEVRVNAVAPGYVLTDLTADIEGNERLMDSIRDRTPLDRFADPAEVAGPVVFLASDAAGYVTGACLSVDGGWTAR, from the coding sequence ATGACCGACGACTCCGCGGGCGAGTTCGATCCGACGACCGCCCTCGACCTCTCCGACCGCGTCGCCGTCGTCACCGGCGGCACTCGGGGGATCGGTCGCGCGATCGCGCTCGGCCTGGCGAACGCGGGCGCCGACGTGGTGCCGACGAGCCGCACCGCCGCGGACGTCAAGGAGGCGGTCGCCGCGGTCGAGTCCCGCGGCATCGACTCGCTAGCGTGTCCGACCGACGTGACCGATACGGACGACGTGACCGCGTTGATGGCGACCGTTCGCGAGGAGCTCGGCGGCCCGGACATCGTCGTCAACAACGCCGGCGTCAACCCCGACGGCGCGCTCGGACCGCCGGAGGCGACGACCGAGGACGCCGAGGAGTTCGTGCTCGACGTGAACCTCCGCGGCGCGCTCCGCTGTGCCCGCGCGGCCGCGGAGGCGCTGCACGCGAGCGACGGCGGGAGTCTGATCAACGTCGCCTCGGTGGGCGGGCTGGTCGGACTCCCCCGACAGCACCCGTACGTCGCCTCGAAGCACGGACTCGTCGGCGTAACGAAGTCGATGGCGCTCGACTGGGCGCCCGAGGTGCGCGTGAACGCGGTCGCGCCCGGCTACGTCCTCACCGACCTCACGGCCGACATCGAGGGGAACGAGCGCCTGATGGACTCGATCCGCGACCGCACGCCGCTGGATCGATTCGCCGACCCCGCGGAGGTCGCCGGCCCCGTCGTGTTCCTCGCGAGTGACGCCGCAGGCTACGTGACGGGCGCGTGCCTCTCGGTCGACGGCGGGTGGACCGCGCGGTGA
- a CDS encoding GNAT family N-acetyltransferase: MYVRDAKNRDEAWLLEHIEEMGLDERAFRSRDYVVAVEEGSNARAGFGRLRVHKTDDGEFVELTGIGVLESWRGQGIGAHVVERLVEKAGDQEFDEVYCFTPTATYLEQFGFEMLDDDGVPDPLADRLEQVRADEGENATPLRLDREEFMLPERFRERFKAAPADGDDAEPEVQETAEDFGIDPDEATYKYDTGR; this comes from the coding sequence ATGTACGTCCGCGACGCCAAGAACCGGGACGAGGCGTGGCTGCTCGAGCACATCGAGGAGATGGGGCTCGATGAGCGAGCGTTCCGGTCGCGCGACTACGTAGTCGCGGTCGAGGAGGGGTCGAACGCCCGCGCCGGGTTCGGCCGCCTGCGGGTCCACAAAACCGACGACGGCGAGTTCGTCGAACTGACCGGGATCGGGGTGCTGGAGTCGTGGCGCGGGCAGGGGATCGGCGCGCACGTCGTCGAGCGGTTGGTCGAGAAGGCCGGCGACCAGGAGTTCGACGAGGTGTACTGCTTCACGCCGACGGCGACGTACCTCGAACAGTTCGGCTTCGAGATGCTCGACGACGACGGAGTTCCCGACCCGCTCGCCGACCGGCTCGAACAGGTCCGCGCCGACGAGGGCGAGAACGCGACGCCGCTGCGGCTCGACCGCGAGGAGTTCATGTTACCCGAGCGGTTCCGCGAGCGGTTCAAGGCCGCCCCCGCCGACGGGGACGACGCCGAACCGGAGGTTCAGGAGACCGCCGAGGACTTCGGTATCGACCCCGACGAGGCGACCTACAAGTACGACACCGGGAGGTGA
- a CDS encoding DUF7520 family protein, with the protein MSDRAGADGVDDEDDRPGDDRVGDRENAIEGEASAVEVSGRPYLLGAAVVVTLFAAAAGYVVAANNVVDAVTVFGLVTLSGSPATMAAYGAVLSALVLGVLFGLVTVASRFDEDAIN; encoded by the coding sequence GTGAGCGACCGAGCGGGCGCCGACGGCGTCGACGACGAGGACGACAGACCTGGTGACGACCGAGTCGGGGACCGGGAGAACGCGATCGAAGGGGAGGCGAGCGCCGTCGAGGTGTCCGGTCGACCGTACCTGCTCGGGGCGGCCGTAGTCGTGACGCTGTTCGCGGCCGCCGCGGGCTACGTCGTCGCCGCGAACAACGTCGTGGACGCCGTGACTGTGTTCGGCCTCGTCACGCTCTCGGGGTCTCCGGCGACGATGGCGGCGTACGGGGCGGTGCTGTCGGCGCTCGTGCTCGGTGTCCTGTTCGGACTCGTCACGGTCGCCTCGCGGTTCGACGAGGACGCGATCAACTGA
- the cdd gene encoding cytidine deaminase encodes MTADPADDPLVAAARDAFADAYVPYSEYPVGAALRTADGTVYVGCNIENANYSNSLHAEEVAIAEAVKHGHAEFDRLAVASDAADGVTPCGMCRQTLAEFCDSDLEVVCDEGDGVTTYTLGELLPDTISLETLTDAAERRRQR; translated from the coding sequence ATGACAGCAGACCCCGCCGACGACCCGCTGGTCGCGGCCGCCCGCGACGCCTTCGCCGACGCGTACGTTCCCTACTCGGAGTACCCGGTCGGCGCGGCGCTCCGAACCGCGGACGGCACCGTCTACGTCGGCTGTAACATCGAGAACGCCAACTACTCCAACTCCCTGCACGCCGAGGAGGTCGCGATCGCGGAGGCGGTGAAGCACGGCCACGCCGAGTTCGACCGCCTCGCGGTCGCCTCCGACGCCGCCGACGGCGTCACTCCCTGCGGGATGTGCCGCCAGACGCTCGCGGAGTTCTGTGATTCCGACCTGGAGGTCGTCTGCGACGAGGGCGACGGCGTCACGACCTACACGCTCGGGGAACTGCTGCCGGACACCATCAGCCTCGAGACACTCACCGACGCCGCGGAACGCCGCCGGCAACGATAG
- the sod gene encoding superoxide dismutase, which translates to MSYELDPLPYDYDALEPHISEQVLTWHHDTHHQGYVNGWNSAEETLEANREEGDFSSSAGAIRDVTHNSSGHILHDLFWQNMSPEGGDEPEGALADRIAEDFGSYEAWKGEFEAAAGNASGWALLVYDTFSNQLRNVVVDKHDQGAIWGGHPILALDVWEHSYYYDYGPARGDFVSAFFEVVDWDEPATRYQQAVQLFE; encoded by the coding sequence ATGAGCTACGAACTCGATCCGCTGCCGTACGACTACGACGCACTGGAACCGCACATTTCCGAGCAGGTGCTGACGTGGCATCACGACACCCATCACCAGGGGTATGTCAACGGCTGGAACTCTGCGGAGGAGACGCTCGAAGCGAATCGCGAGGAGGGCGACTTCTCGTCCTCGGCCGGTGCCATTCGCGACGTGACGCACAACTCGTCGGGCCACATTCTGCACGACCTGTTCTGGCAGAACATGAGTCCCGAGGGCGGCGACGAGCCTGAGGGCGCGCTCGCCGACCGCATCGCCGAGGACTTCGGCTCGTATGAGGCCTGGAAGGGCGAGTTCGAGGCCGCGGCGGGCAACGCCTCGGGCTGGGCCCTGCTCGTGTACGACACGTTCTCGAACCAGCTCCGCAACGTCGTGGTCGACAAACACGACCAGGGCGCGATCTGGGGCGGCCACCCGATCCTCGCGCTGGACGTGTGGGAACACTCCTACTACTACGACTACGGCCCCGCCCGCGGCGACTTCGTCTCCGCGTTCTTCGAGGTCGTCGACTGGGACGAGCCCGCCACCCGCTACCAGCAGGCCGTCCAGCTCTTCGAGTAG
- a CDS encoding MFS transporter, with protein MREWRGVGLVGGWQVSASVCFYAVFATTAFLRADFDLTRFRTGLAVTAVIAGYTLSLFAAGAVVDAYGERLPMVGGLLAMGVACVAVAVAPSYPLVLASLVLLGVAYATAMPATNRAVLVVAPEGRRNLAMNVKQVGVTVGSGLSAGLITVAGAGGDWEMGFLVAAAVAVAVALAFARDYEGRAGSGTLSTPDVRGLLSGRGYRGLLVAGFFLGAAVFTTTGYVVLHMTDAVLASAAVAGGTLAAVQVTGSLGRLGGGAVADRLPLSASVANARVLVVQAVVSVGGFVGVTLVGGPLVAAAAFALLGFFVLGFPGMYYGCLTALVDDDEVGAATAGGQTAINLGGLVAPPAFGYLADTAGYALGWYALAGCAALAAVALVPLVRE; from the coding sequence GTGCGCGAGTGGCGCGGCGTCGGGCTGGTCGGCGGCTGGCAGGTGTCGGCGAGCGTCTGCTTTTATGCGGTGTTCGCGACGACGGCGTTCCTCCGCGCGGACTTCGACCTCACACGCTTCCGGACGGGACTCGCCGTGACGGCGGTGATCGCGGGCTACACGCTGTCGCTGTTCGCGGCGGGGGCGGTCGTCGACGCCTACGGCGAACGGCTCCCGATGGTCGGCGGCCTCCTCGCGATGGGTGTCGCCTGCGTTGCCGTCGCGGTTGCGCCCTCCTACCCGCTCGTGCTCGCGTCGCTCGTGCTGCTCGGGGTTGCGTACGCGACGGCGATGCCGGCGACCAACCGTGCGGTGCTGGTCGTCGCCCCGGAGGGTCGTCGCAACCTCGCGATGAACGTGAAACAGGTCGGCGTGACCGTCGGCTCCGGACTCTCGGCGGGGCTGATCACCGTCGCCGGCGCCGGCGGCGACTGGGAGATGGGCTTCCTCGTCGCCGCCGCGGTCGCGGTCGCCGTCGCGCTGGCGTTCGCCCGCGACTACGAGGGCCGCGCGGGGTCTGGCACCCTCTCGACGCCCGACGTGCGGGGCCTGCTCTCGGGTCGGGGGTACCGCGGCCTGCTCGTCGCGGGGTTCTTCCTCGGCGCGGCGGTGTTCACCACCACCGGCTACGTCGTGCTCCACATGACCGACGCCGTGCTCGCCTCCGCCGCCGTCGCCGGGGGGACGCTCGCCGCCGTGCAGGTGACGGGGAGCCTCGGACGCCTCGGCGGGGGCGCCGTCGCCGACCGCCTCCCGCTGTCCGCCTCGGTCGCGAACGCACGCGTGCTGGTCGTGCAGGCGGTCGTCAGCGTCGGGGGGTTCGTCGGCGTCACGCTCGTCGGCGGACCGCTCGTCGCCGCCGCGGCGTTCGCGCTGTTGGGCTTCTTCGTGCTCGGGTTCCCCGGGATGTACTACGGCTGTCTCACCGCGCTCGTCGACGACGACGAGGTGGGCGCGGCCACCGCGGGGGGCCAGACGGCGATCAACCTCGGCGGGCTCGTCGCGCCTCCCGCCTTCGGCTATCTCGCCGACACCGCGGGCTACGCGCTCGGCTGGTACGCGTTGGCGGGCTGTGCGGCGCTGGCGGCGGTCGCGCTCGTGCCGCTCGTCCGAGAGTAG